The following coding sequences lie in one Arachis stenosperma cultivar V10309 chromosome 5, arast.V10309.gnm1.PFL2, whole genome shotgun sequence genomic window:
- the LOC130979561 gene encoding zinc finger protein SHOOT GRAVITROPISM 5-like, which translates to MLANNSSVAPSSEPFSCADNSNGTPSNKRKRRPAGTPDPDAEVVSLSPKTLLESDRYVCEICNQGFQRDQNLQMHRRRHKVPWKLLKRETPVVRKRVFVCPEPTCLHHDPCHALGDLVGIKKHFRRKHSNHKQWVCERCSKGYAVQSDYKAHLKTCGTRGHSCDCGRVFSRVESFIEHQDACNMGRLRTESHHNHNHSHQPPPTPTACLSRTASSPSPSRSETNFSTAPWQPTSSTTTTTTPTSLVVITKPITTTTEPPFFNNTNPTPILATAETFLFKKSNTSNKLHHPNLDLQLSTTTTTTTMMMNNNNSIPNVDLTLSPKSDNNHHQQLQNQQHSTQLQLSIGGTTSSDISENNNKNDSSNRNSSPKESINSSNENKHATATSMALRVQEQAREQLRLAMAEKAYAEEARKQAKRQIEMAEQEFNNAKRIRQQAQAELDKACALKEHAMKKINSTIMQITCHSCKQHFHLQPPPVSATAPPDENSLVLSYMSSGITTEGAGEVIENNNNDHDTTTTTITDNNNNNGKKASTATNS; encoded by the exons ATGTTAGCGAATAACTCTTCAGTAGCTCCAAGTTCAGAACCATTTTCTTGTGCTGATAATAGTAATGGCACTCCAAGcaataaaaggaagagaagacCCGCAGGAACACCAG ATCCAGATGCAGAGGTGGTGTCGCTGTCGCCAAAGACGTTATTGGAATCGGATCGATATGTGTGTGAGATCTGCAACCAGGGCTTCCAAAGGGACCAGAACCTGCAGATGCATCGGAGGAGGCACAAGGTGCCGTGGAAGCTTCTAAAGAGGGAGACGCCGGTGGTCAGGAAGAGGGTCTTCGTGTGTCCGGAGCCTACTTGCCTGCACCACGACCCTTGTCACGCGCTCGGAGACCTTGTTGGGATCAAGAAGCACTTCCGCCGCAAGCACAGCAACCACAAACAGTGGGTCTGCGAGCGCTGCTCCAAGGGCTACGCGGTGCAGTCCGATTACAAGGCTCACCTCAAGACCTGCGGCACTCGCGGCCACTCTTGTGACTGCGGCCGCGTCTTCTCCAG GGTGGAGAGCTTTATTGAGCATCAAGATGCTTGCAACATGGGGAGGCTTAGGACGGAATctcatcataatcataatcatagtCATCAACCACCACCAACTCCAACTGCATGTTTATCAAGAACAGCTTCAAGTCCAAGCCCTTCAAGAAGTGAAACCAATTTCAGCACTGCTCCATGGCAACCAacatcatcaacaacaacaacaacaacaccaACAAGCCTTGTTGTGATCACAAAACCAATAACAACAACCACAGAACCACCTTTCTTCAACAACACTAACCCTACCCCAATTCTAGCCACTGCTGAAACATTCCTATTCAAGAAGAGTAACACCAGCAACAAACTCCATCACCCAAACTTGGATCTTCAGctctccaccaccaccaccaccaccaccatgaTGATGAACAACAACAATTCGATCCCCAATGTTGATTTAACACTATCACCAAAGAGTGATAATAATCATCATCAGCAGCTTCAAAACCAGCAGCATTCAACACAGCTGCAACTCTCCATTGGTGGAACAACCTCGTCAGACATTAGCGAGAACAATAACAAGAACGATTCATCAAACAGGAACTCGTCACCGAAAGAGAGCATCAACAGCAGCAACGAGAACAAGCATGCGACAGCAACAAGCATGGCTTTACGGGTTCAAGAACAAGCGAGGGAGCAACTAAGGTTAGCCATGGCGGAGAAAGCGTACGCAGAAGAAGCAAGGAAACAAGCAAAGAGGCAGATAGAAATGGCGGAACAAGAGTTCAACAATGCAAAGAGGATAAGGCAACAAGCGCAAGCTGAACTCGACAAAGCTTGCGCTCTCAAGGAACATGCAATGAAGAAGATAAACTCAACCATCATGCAAATCACGTGCCATTCTTGCAAGCAACACTTTCATCTTCAACCACCACCAGTATCTGCTACAGCACCACCAGATGAAAATTCCTTGGTTCTCAGTTACATGTCTTCTGGAATCACCACCGAAGGTGCTGGAGAAGTTATAGAGAACAATAATAACGATCATgatactactactactactattactgataataataataataatgggaAGAAAGCATCTACAGCTACTAACTCTTAg